Proteins encoded by one window of Salirhabdus salicampi:
- a CDS encoding YlaN family protein: MSSEVAIHHREQALALLKADADQILQLIKVQMDNLTMPQCPLYEEVLDTQMFGLSREIHFAVRLHLIDEEVGKEIMENLEKQLSALHEAAQAQKSSE, from the coding sequence GTGTCATCCGAAGTTGCGATACATCATCGTGAGCAAGCATTAGCCCTTTTGAAGGCAGATGCGGACCAAATATTACAATTAATCAAAGTACAAATGGATAATTTAACGATGCCCCAATGTCCTCTATATGAAGAGGTTTTAGATACACAAATGTTCGGTTTGTCGAGGGAAATTCATTTTGCTGTTCGCTTACATTTAATTGACGAGGAAGTTGGCAAGGAAATTATGGAAAATCTCGAAAAACAGTTGAGCGCACTTCATGAAGCGGCTCAAGCACAAAAATCATCCGAATAA
- a CDS encoding DUF2515 family protein, with translation MSDLIQEIKQKTEENNRTNVTRTKAYLAYYKQFPEIKWSLLASMVSRNAGWNMTDLETDTYKTLLSDKMRRHLFMTYERANWFIFSDAYPQLLIYQYSVERNKPLFDLLPALHVSNFMYKEWLHFWKYENKHRLMKALIINEQNLIHEPIIKQPFFKFHVFWQLPYILQEKVHLNAVLFPTMTKEIYGIFIKDFTNVTKRIETGKTLAFILFHPKYYNQITDFAYSIEPTGSRNEYEQFMVKYDINSPEIHDTFPVIEHANKYHEDWYKNGKHFQPNWWDDSSAPRNTNIKQIFYKKRAFLRMLANMKQRVKKASQ, from the coding sequence ATGTCTGATCTCATACAAGAAATTAAGCAAAAAACAGAAGAAAATAATAGAACAAATGTGACAAGAACGAAAGCTTATTTAGCTTATTATAAACAATTTCCAGAAATAAAGTGGTCTTTATTGGCAAGCATGGTTTCCAGGAATGCAGGATGGAACATGACGGACTTAGAAACAGACACATATAAAACATTGTTATCAGACAAAATGCGCCGTCATTTATTTATGACTTATGAGCGGGCAAATTGGTTCATCTTTTCTGATGCTTATCCACAGTTACTCATTTATCAGTATTCAGTAGAACGAAATAAACCTTTGTTTGATTTACTTCCTGCTCTTCATGTATCGAATTTTATGTATAAAGAATGGCTTCACTTTTGGAAGTATGAAAATAAACATCGATTAATGAAAGCACTTATCATAAATGAACAAAATTTAATCCATGAACCAATTATAAAACAGCCTTTCTTTAAGTTTCATGTGTTTTGGCAACTTCCTTATATTTTACAAGAAAAGGTCCACTTGAATGCAGTTCTATTTCCGACAATGACGAAAGAAATTTACGGTATTTTTATTAAAGATTTTACAAACGTAACGAAACGTATTGAAACTGGAAAAACATTAGCCTTCATTTTGTTTCATCCAAAATACTACAATCAGATTACTGACTTTGCTTATTCCATTGAACCAACAGGGTCAAGAAATGAATACGAACAATTTATGGTGAAATATGACATCAATTCTCCTGAAATACATGACACCTTCCCGGTTATAGAACATGCAAACAAATATCATGAGGATTGGTATAAGAACGGTAAGCATTTCCAACCAAATTGGTGGGACGATAGTTCTGCACCGAGGAATACGAACATAAAACAAATCTTTTATAAAAAGAGGGCATTTCTCCGCATGTTGGCAAATATGAAACAAAGAGTAAAAAAAGCAAGCCAATAG
- a CDS encoding DsbA family oxidoreductase: MTVRVKIYSDYVUPFCFIAEVPLEQAIKGKDVELEWLPFELRPYPTETLKPEGDYLQTTWKNYVYPMAEQLGVHIVLPKVSPQPHTHLAFEGFQYAKEKGKANEYNHRMFTAFFQDELDIGDIEVLTKIAGEIGLDEAEYQEALKTRKYKEKHQQELQRAYADQVQAVPTFMIGDTIVRGVRPKEELESIIDKQLNKPKQMFDFDGMVCGPDGC; this comes from the coding sequence ATGACAGTGAGAGTAAAAATATATTCAGATTACGTATGACCGTTTTGTTTTATAGCGGAGGTTCCGCTTGAACAGGCAATAAAAGGAAAAGATGTTGAACTAGAGTGGCTTCCTTTTGAGTTACGTCCATATCCTACGGAAACGTTAAAGCCAGAAGGAGATTATTTACAAACAACTTGGAAAAATTATGTTTATCCAATGGCTGAGCAGTTAGGTGTTCATATCGTTTTACCAAAAGTTTCACCACAACCTCACACCCACCTTGCTTTTGAAGGGTTTCAATATGCGAAGGAAAAGGGCAAAGCGAATGAATATAATCACCGAATGTTTACTGCGTTTTTCCAAGATGAATTAGACATTGGGGACATCGAAGTGTTAACGAAAATAGCCGGTGAGATAGGATTAGATGAAGCTGAATATCAAGAAGCACTGAAGACAAGAAAGTATAAAGAGAAACATCAACAAGAGTTACAACGTGCATATGCGGATCAAGTACAAGCTGTTCCAACCTTTATGATCGGAGATACAATCGTTCGGGGAGTAAGGCCAAAAGAAGAGTTAGAGAGCATTATAGATAAACAACTTAACAAACCAAAACAAATGTTTGACTTTGATGGAATGGTTTGTGGTCCCGACGGTTGTTAA
- the cdd gene encoding cytidine deaminase encodes MSKELLLSKAKEARKRAYVPYSTFHVGAALQTKNGNIYLGCNIENAAYPVTCCAERVAIFKAISEGETEFVEMAVVADTERPVPPCGSCRQVMSEFFAQTMTVHISNLQGEVKTMSVEQLLPFSFSSQDLSDRDGKVSE; translated from the coding sequence ATGAGTAAAGAATTATTACTATCCAAGGCGAAAGAAGCACGAAAAAGAGCGTATGTACCTTATTCAACATTCCATGTAGGGGCTGCGTTACAAACAAAAAACGGTAATATTTATTTAGGTTGTAACATCGAAAATGCAGCTTATCCTGTAACTTGTTGCGCAGAGCGGGTCGCGATTTTTAAGGCAATTTCTGAAGGTGAAACAGAGTTTGTAGAGATGGCAGTTGTAGCCGATACAGAAAGGCCAGTTCCGCCTTGTGGTTCTTGTCGACAGGTGATGAGTGAGTTTTTTGCGCAAACGATGACTGTACATATTTCGAATTTACAGGGAGAAGTGAAGACGATGTCCGTTGAACAGTTATTACCATTCTCATTTTCTTCGCAAGACCTGTCTGATCGAGATGGCAAAGTCTCCGAATAA
- the glsA gene encoding glutaminase A has product MKKVSDEQLKSWMEHVRIYANNGKVADYIPALMRQKPEINAAAYYDVDGSCVGAGQTEYRFTLQSVSKILALAVALMKHGEGAVFSRVGKEPTSDPFYSISKLELEKPSKPINPMINAGALAITNMMCGENSEEMVGEIIQLAKELTREDSIDYDEEVAKSEYESAFLNRSLAYFMKQNGVITGSVEELLDAYTKQCAITMNVQQLARIGAVFANDGKDMETNEQIIPEHYAQICKTFMVTCGMYNASGSFAIRVGIPAKSGVSGAILGVVKNQGGVAVFGPALDEKGNSVIGIKLLEIMAKHYKWSIF; this is encoded by the coding sequence ATGAAAAAAGTTTCCGATGAACAGTTAAAAAGTTGGATGGAACATGTGAGAATATATGCCAATAACGGCAAGGTAGCCGATTATATCCCAGCCTTAATGAGACAAAAGCCGGAAATTAATGCAGCAGCGTACTATGATGTTGATGGTTCATGTGTAGGGGCGGGACAAACCGAATATCGATTCACGTTGCAATCGGTATCCAAAATATTAGCATTAGCTGTAGCATTGATGAAGCACGGAGAAGGAGCTGTCTTTAGCCGAGTGGGAAAGGAGCCGACAAGTGATCCGTTTTATTCGATCTCAAAATTAGAGTTGGAGAAACCTTCAAAGCCGATCAATCCAATGATAAATGCAGGTGCATTAGCTATTACAAACATGATGTGTGGTGAAAATTCAGAAGAGATGGTTGGGGAAATCATTCAGTTAGCTAAGGAGCTTACACGTGAAGATTCAATTGATTATGATGAAGAAGTGGCAAAATCTGAATATGAGTCTGCTTTTTTAAATCGCTCCCTCGCTTATTTTATGAAGCAAAATGGCGTTATTACTGGTAGTGTAGAAGAACTGTTAGATGCCTATACAAAACAGTGCGCCATTACGATGAACGTACAACAGCTGGCCCGTATTGGAGCTGTTTTTGCCAATGATGGAAAGGATATGGAAACAAACGAACAAATTATTCCAGAGCACTATGCCCAAATATGTAAAACATTTATGGTGACGTGTGGAATGTATAACGCTTCAGGATCTTTTGCAATTCGAGTCGGCATACCTGCAAAGAGTGGCGTTTCTGGAGCTATTCTTGGTGTTGTGAAAAATCAAGGGGGGGTAGCTGTTTTTGGGCCAGCTTTAGATGAAAAAGGAAATAGTGTTATAGGCATAAAATTATTAGAAATAATGGCAAAGCACTACAAATGGTCAATATTTTAG
- the gpsB gene encoding cell division regulator GpsB encodes MLEKMHLSAKEILEKEFKTSIRGYNQDEVDEFLDVVIQDYEAYQQEIDRLRKENEQLKKGTDQPRTRSTQSTGNINYDILKRLSNLEKAVFGKKYAD; translated from the coding sequence ATGTTGGAAAAAATGCATTTATCGGCGAAAGAAATTTTAGAGAAAGAATTTAAAACGTCTATTAGAGGGTATAATCAAGATGAAGTAGATGAATTTTTAGACGTTGTTATCCAAGATTACGAAGCATACCAACAGGAGATTGATCGATTACGCAAAGAAAACGAACAATTGAAAAAGGGAACTGATCAACCGAGAACAAGGTCCACGCAGTCTACAGGGAATATAAATTACGATATTTTGAAACGATTATCCAATCTGGAGAAGGCTGTCTTTGGCAAAAAATACGCTGATTAA
- a CDS encoding YhcN/YlaJ family sporulation lipoprotein, producing the protein MGKKVAGFVVTTLVAGLLNACNDKPDQGTQGNNNEYLQVENSEIDEEEDLTNTEKAKRLANVAANQPGVNDSAAVVFGPYTLVGIDVDKDLDRSRVGTIKFSVAEALRKDTHGQNAMVMADADIVERLRRVTYKIQQGHPEDAILDELSAIIGRYMPTVPPKENQPVEPDTNKRSVPEDEKQKLNNIQEDQSKNNMDRNSR; encoded by the coding sequence ATGGGTAAAAAAGTAGCTGGTTTCGTTGTTACAACCTTGGTTGCAGGACTATTAAACGCTTGTAATGACAAACCAGATCAAGGTACACAAGGGAATAACAATGAATATTTACAAGTTGAAAATTCAGAAATAGATGAAGAAGAAGATTTAACCAATACGGAGAAGGCTAAACGTCTGGCGAATGTTGCAGCTAATCAACCTGGCGTAAATGACTCTGCAGCGGTAGTGTTTGGGCCATATACTTTAGTTGGGATAGATGTAGATAAAGATTTGGATCGCTCGCGAGTCGGTACAATAAAATTTTCCGTAGCAGAGGCTTTGCGTAAGGACACACATGGTCAAAATGCAATGGTCATGGCAGATGCAGATATAGTTGAACGATTAAGAAGGGTTACTTATAAAATTCAACAAGGACACCCTGAAGATGCAATTTTAGACGAACTATCCGCTATTATAGGTCGATACATGCCAACCGTTCCTCCTAAGGAAAACCAACCTGTAGAACCTGACACAAATAAGAGATCAGTACCAGAGGATGAAAAACAAAAATTGAACAACATTCAAGAAGACCAATCGAAAAACAATATGGATCGTAATAGCCGCTAA
- a CDS encoding PhoH family protein, with product MKKIYVLDTNVLLQDPQSIYSFDEHEVVIPAVVLEEVDSKKRNMDELGRNARESSRIIDRFRQTGQLQSGVQLPNGGVLRIELNHRSFSKLESVFNERTNDNRILAVALNLHLEEEKKEERKEVVLVSKDILMRVKADVLGIKAEDFLNERIVLEEHLYEGFQEVFVNEGHLQQFFQLGKLPVNIIECKHLCPNEFVVMKNEMNPSQSAIGFVESNTKQIKKCNFTNEIAWGVRARNAQQVMALELLFRKDIPLVTMVGKAGTGKTLLALAAGLMQVEDLGLYKKMLVARPIVPLGKDIGYLPGEKEEKLKPWMQPIYDNLEYLFNVKKSEDLENILSGIRSIQVEPLTYIRGRSIPGQLILIDEAQNLTKHEVKTILTRIGEGSKIVLLGDPQQIDHPYLDELNNGLMHVVEKFKHHELSGHVTMLKGERSDLAQLSADLL from the coding sequence TTGAAAAAGATATACGTATTAGACACAAATGTTTTGCTACAGGATCCGCAGTCTATTTATTCATTTGATGAACATGAAGTTGTTATACCTGCAGTCGTTTTGGAAGAAGTGGATTCAAAAAAGCGAAACATGGATGAGCTTGGACGTAATGCGCGGGAAAGCTCTCGAATTATTGATCGTTTCCGGCAGACTGGTCAGCTTCAAAGTGGCGTACAATTGCCTAATGGTGGAGTATTACGTATCGAGTTAAATCATCGATCTTTTTCGAAATTAGAAAGCGTCTTTAATGAAAGAACGAATGATAACCGCATTTTAGCGGTTGCATTAAATTTACACTTAGAGGAGGAGAAAAAAGAGGAGAGAAAAGAGGTTGTACTCGTCTCAAAGGATATATTAATGCGGGTAAAGGCCGATGTGCTAGGCATTAAAGCGGAGGACTTTTTAAATGAACGTATCGTGTTAGAAGAGCATTTATATGAAGGTTTCCAAGAAGTATTTGTAAATGAAGGTCATTTACAACAATTTTTCCAGTTAGGCAAGCTTCCTGTGAACATCATTGAATGTAAGCATTTGTGCCCGAATGAGTTTGTTGTTATGAAAAATGAAATGAACCCATCCCAATCGGCAATTGGTTTTGTAGAGAGTAATACAAAACAAATAAAGAAATGTAATTTTACAAATGAAATCGCATGGGGTGTCAGAGCTAGAAATGCACAACAAGTAATGGCATTAGAATTATTATTTCGTAAAGATATACCACTCGTCACAATGGTTGGAAAAGCAGGTACAGGAAAAACGTTGTTAGCTTTAGCAGCAGGATTAATGCAGGTGGAAGATTTAGGTTTGTATAAAAAAATGCTAGTTGCCAGACCGATTGTTCCATTAGGAAAAGATATCGGTTATCTGCCAGGGGAGAAAGAAGAGAAGCTAAAACCTTGGATGCAACCGATTTACGATAATTTAGAATATCTATTTAATGTGAAAAAGTCAGAGGATTTAGAAAATATTCTATCCGGGATACGGTCCATACAAGTTGAACCATTAACATACATAAGAGGAAGAAGTATCCCAGGGCAATTAATTTTAATCGATGAAGCACAGAACTTAACGAAACATGAAGTGAAGACGATCTTAACCCGGATTGGTGAAGGTAGTAAAATTGTATTGTTAGGTGACCCACAACAAATTGATCATCCTTATTTGGATGAGTTAAACAATGGACTAATGCATGTCGTCGAGAAGTTTAAACATCACGAACTAAGTGGGCATGTCACAATGTTGAAAGGTGAGAGGTCGGATTTAGCGCAACTATCCGCTGATTTATTATAG
- a CDS encoding SLOG family protein codes for MNVITITGYKPNELGIFQMNDKRIHFVKEAIKRRLIPFLEDGVQWILISGQAGVECWAGEVVLQLREDYNVKLAVIPPFLKQEQRWKEDQQQLYQYVMSEADFVKPLMEKEYQGPHQFRLKNRWLIDKSDACIMLYEEEKEGSPKFFLSEVRKVKGTRDYPLYYITSFDLDDVVREMELEGRIPE; via the coding sequence ATGAATGTAATAACGATAACAGGTTATAAACCAAATGAACTTGGTATATTTCAAATGAATGATAAAAGAATACACTTTGTTAAAGAAGCCATTAAGCGGCGTCTAATTCCATTTTTAGAAGATGGGGTTCAATGGATTTTAATTTCAGGACAAGCGGGAGTTGAATGTTGGGCAGGCGAAGTAGTTTTGCAGTTAAGAGAAGACTATAATGTAAAATTAGCTGTCATACCACCATTCTTAAAACAGGAACAAAGGTGGAAGGAAGATCAACAGCAATTGTATCAGTATGTGATGAGTGAAGCGGATTTTGTAAAGCCATTAATGGAAAAGGAATATCAAGGCCCTCATCAATTTCGGTTAAAAAATCGTTGGCTAATTGACAAAAGTGATGCTTGTATTATGTTATACGAAGAAGAAAAAGAAGGAAGTCCGAAATTTTTTCTATCGGAAGTACGTAAAGTAAAAGGGACAAGGGATTATCCACTTTATTATATCACTTCTTTTGATCTGGATGATGTTGTGAGAGAGATGGAATTAGAGGGGAGAATCCCCGAATGA
- a CDS encoding CotD family spore coat protein, whose translation MHFKGSMFPQKGMFPGKGMHPSQKVVHPTEHCVQHNYFPHDVDHIHPTHTTVVNHHHTNHKHHFPHTQSVVNTASCQNINMGPGFGPMGPSPQMGPTSPMGPTSPMGPTSPMGQTGPKGMNPKDKFDKFDKFDWK comes from the coding sequence ATGCATTTTAAAGGATCAATGTTTCCACAGAAAGGAATGTTTCCAGGTAAGGGTATGCACCCTTCACAAAAAGTAGTTCATCCAACAGAACATTGTGTGCAACACAATTACTTTCCACATGATGTAGATCACATTCATCCAACTCACACAACAGTTGTAAATCACCATCATACGAACCATAAACATCACTTCCCACACACTCAATCAGTGGTGAATACAGCTAGCTGTCAAAATATTAACATGGGTCCAGGATTTGGACCGATGGGACCATCTCCGCAAATGGGGCCGACATCTCCAATGGGGCCGACATCTCCAATGGGACCGACATCTCCAATGGGGCAAACAGGACCAAAAGGGATGAACCCAAAAGATAAGTTTGATAAGTTCGATAAGTTCGACTGGAAATAG
- a CDS encoding YjcZ family sporulation protein, producing MGYAGGGYGGNFALIVVLFILLIIVGTNYRSGYGY from the coding sequence ATGGGTTATGCTGGCGGAGGATACGGAGGCAATTTTGCCTTGATTGTTGTACTGTTCATTTTGCTCATTATTGTTGGCACTAACTACCGTAGTGGATACGGCTATTAA
- a CDS encoding DUF1798 family protein, whose amino-acid sequence MQTLQQMVEQLYDKVLSECLERYERNEPVDKKDMDVFKKIKEETSPNFSLIEEWEKETNAHVHKLSVFPNQIQNTRDNMELLLLHSYYIDVKRKRFMELYHSVDFVLKQIRQDISGT is encoded by the coding sequence GTGCAAACATTACAACAAATGGTTGAACAATTATATGATAAAGTTTTGTCTGAATGTTTAGAACGATATGAACGGAATGAACCGGTTGATAAAAAGGATATGGATGTCTTTAAGAAAATTAAAGAAGAAACATCTCCAAACTTTTCATTAATTGAGGAATGGGAGAAGGAAACAAACGCACATGTTCATAAGCTTTCTGTATTTCCCAACCAGATTCAAAATACGCGAGATAATATGGAACTGCTCCTACTCCATAGTTATTACATTGATGTGAAGCGAAAACGATTTATGGAGTTGTATCATTCTGTTGATTTCGTTTTAAAACAAATACGGCAAGACATTTCTGGTACGTGA
- a CDS encoding THUMP domain-containing class I SAM-dependent RNA methyltransferase produces the protein MAETYTLMATAAAGLESVVAKEVQDLGYDNVQVENSRVLFKADRSGVARANLWLRTADRVKLLVGEFEATTFDELFEKTKALPWEHYIPEDGEVPVVGKSVKSTLYSVPDCQAIVKKAIVNRMLNKYGLATKIPETGAKYKVEIALLKDKATLTIDTTGPGLHKRGYRVGQGEAPLKETLAAALVMLTNWRADEPFVDPFTGSGTIPIEAALIGQNIAPGFNREFVSEEWGLVPQKVWDEAIVEAEDLANYDQPLQISGYDIDHKMIQVANQNAKEAGLADLIHWKQMQVRDFHPKGKNGYVVSNPPYGERIGERKEVEEMYKQLGVNMAEHPSWSVYILTSHQGFEKLYGKKATKKRKLFNGFIRTDYYQYFGKKEKS, from the coding sequence ATGGCTGAGACATATACGTTAATGGCAACTGCTGCTGCAGGGCTAGAATCTGTTGTAGCAAAAGAAGTGCAGGATTTAGGATATGACAATGTACAAGTGGAGAATAGTCGAGTTTTATTTAAAGCCGATCGTTCCGGAGTAGCACGGGCAAACTTATGGTTACGCACAGCGGACCGTGTAAAACTTCTTGTTGGAGAGTTTGAAGCAACGACGTTTGATGAATTATTTGAGAAGACGAAAGCATTACCTTGGGAACATTACATTCCAGAGGATGGAGAAGTACCAGTTGTGGGGAAATCCGTAAAATCAACTCTTTATTCTGTTCCAGACTGTCAAGCTATTGTGAAGAAGGCTATTGTAAATCGGATGTTAAATAAGTACGGGCTAGCAACGAAAATACCTGAAACGGGAGCTAAATATAAAGTTGAAATTGCTTTATTGAAGGATAAAGCAACCTTGACAATCGATACGACAGGACCAGGACTTCATAAAAGAGGTTATCGTGTAGGTCAAGGTGAAGCACCATTAAAAGAAACGTTAGCAGCAGCCCTTGTTATGTTAACAAATTGGCGTGCTGATGAACCGTTTGTTGATCCATTTACGGGCTCAGGGACAATACCGATAGAAGCAGCTTTAATCGGGCAAAATATTGCACCCGGTTTTAATCGGGAGTTTGTTTCTGAAGAGTGGGGGTTAGTTCCGCAGAAAGTCTGGGATGAGGCAATTGTTGAAGCTGAAGACTTAGCTAATTATGACCAGCCACTTCAAATTTCAGGTTACGATATCGATCATAAGATGATTCAAGTTGCGAATCAGAATGCAAAAGAAGCTGGATTAGCTGACCTAATTCATTGGAAACAAATGCAAGTAAGAGACTTTCATCCAAAAGGGAAAAATGGTTATGTCGTATCAAATCCGCCATATGGCGAACGGATTGGTGAACGAAAAGAAGTAGAAGAAATGTATAAGCAATTAGGTGTGAACATGGCAGAACACCCTAGTTGGAGTGTTTATATTTTAACTTCTCACCAAGGTTTCGAGAAACTCTATGGAAAAAAAGCAACAAAGAAGAGAAAGCTGTTTAACGGTTTTATTCGAACAGATTATTATCAGTATTTTGGTAAAAAAGAAAAATCTTAA
- the ftsW gene encoding putative lipid II flippase FtsW, whose protein sequence is MRNERKKIDFPLFMTPLLLGAFGILMVYSSSMVYAVVQLEVSSTYFLIKQLQWFCLGTVIMGIAAYFPYRKYQRLVKAMVFVMVVLLIGVLFMGKLVNNARSWFEVAGITFQPAELAKIGLIFYLASVYSKKTAYIHDFIKAVIPPLVLTSFVLMLIMKQPDIGTASIIFLIASTVIASSGIRVKHLLGLSGVATGLLLFTVPNMVTEERISRFTGAFNPFEDPSNSGFHLIQSYLAIGNGGLFGQGLGNSIQKLGFLPEPHTDFILAVIAEELGLLGVTIVIGLLAFVVVRGLYIAKKCRDPFGSLLAIGIASMIAIQTFINIGSMSGLLPITGVPLPFISYGGSSLLILMFSMGVLNNIAMEVMSYDLPMKKEVKPTPTKSKQKDVVNLHERGGKTWVN, encoded by the coding sequence ATGAGAAATGAGCGAAAAAAAATTGATTTTCCTTTATTTATGACACCACTACTTTTAGGTGCCTTTGGCATTTTAATGGTCTATAGCTCCAGTATGGTATACGCTGTAGTCCAATTAGAAGTGTCTAGTACATATTTTTTAATCAAACAATTGCAATGGTTTTGTTTAGGAACAGTCATTATGGGGATAGCTGCTTACTTTCCCTATCGCAAGTATCAGAGGTTAGTTAAAGCTATGGTTTTTGTCATGGTAGTGCTCCTAATTGGCGTTCTTTTTATGGGGAAGTTAGTTAATAACGCTAGATCATGGTTTGAGGTTGCCGGCATTACTTTTCAACCGGCTGAACTAGCTAAGATTGGATTGATTTTTTATTTAGCTTCTGTCTATTCAAAAAAGACTGCATATATTCATGATTTTATTAAAGCTGTTATCCCACCACTTGTCTTGACAAGTTTTGTCCTCATGTTAATTATGAAACAGCCGGATATAGGGACTGCCTCTATTATCTTTTTAATTGCCTCAACGGTTATTGCAAGTTCTGGGATTCGAGTGAAGCATTTGCTCGGCTTAAGTGGGGTCGCTACAGGATTACTTTTGTTCACCGTCCCAAATATGGTAACGGAAGAGCGGATTTCTCGCTTTACTGGAGCGTTCAATCCTTTTGAAGACCCTTCGAATAGCGGTTTTCACTTAATTCAATCCTATTTGGCCATAGGCAACGGTGGCTTATTTGGACAAGGTTTAGGGAACTCAATACAAAAACTAGGTTTCTTACCGGAACCTCATACTGATTTTATACTTGCAGTTATAGCAGAAGAATTAGGTTTGTTAGGTGTAACGATCGTTATTGGACTTCTGGCATTCGTTGTCGTCCGTGGCTTATACATAGCAAAGAAATGTCGAGACCCTTTTGGGTCACTGTTAGCTATTGGGATAGCTTCAATGATTGCGATTCAAACATTTATTAATATTGGATCAATGAGTGGATTGCTACCAATTACAGGTGTACCCCTTCCTTTCATTAGTTACGGAGGAAGTTCATTGCTTATATTAATGTTTTCAATGGGGGTTTTAAATAATATTGCAATGGAAGTAATGAGTTATGATCTCCCCATGAAAAAAGAAGTCAAACCGACTCCGACAAAGTCAAAACAAAAAGATGTAGTGAATTTACATGAAAGAGGTGGAAAAACATGGGTGAACTAA
- the rlmN gene encoding 23S rRNA (adenine(2503)-C(2))-methyltransferase RlmN, with amino-acid sequence MTKESIYGLTFDQLSSWLIERGQQKFRAKQVWNWLYKKRVKQFSDMRNVNKECIELLEKNFSIQSLTEEIKQESKDGTIKFLFKLPDGNLIETVLMRFNYGLSVCVTTQVGCNIGCSFCASGLLTKNRDLSSGEIVEQIMNVQHHLDAMGKDERVSHIVVMGIGEPFDNYDNLMDFLRVVNDQEGLSIGARHITVSTSGLANRIYDFADENLQVNLAVSLHAPNNELRTQVMKINKAFPLEKLMPAIDYYLEKTNRRITFEYILLRDVNDHKKEALELVELLKDKRHLSYVNLIPYNPVDEQEYQRSTKEAIVDFYGTLLEHGINCGVRVEQGSDIDAACGQLRSKQIKKTN; translated from the coding sequence ATGACAAAAGAATCCATCTACGGGTTAACATTTGACCAATTATCGTCATGGTTAATAGAGCGCGGACAACAGAAATTTCGTGCGAAACAAGTTTGGAACTGGCTATATAAGAAACGTGTGAAACAATTCTCAGATATGAGAAATGTAAATAAAGAATGTATTGAATTGTTGGAGAAGAATTTCTCCATTCAATCATTAACGGAAGAAATTAAACAAGAGTCTAAAGATGGTACGATTAAATTTTTGTTTAAGTTACCAGATGGGAATTTGATTGAAACGGTGTTAATGCGTTTTAACTATGGACTCTCTGTTTGCGTCACAACACAGGTTGGCTGTAATATCGGTTGTTCTTTTTGTGCCAGTGGATTATTAACGAAAAATCGTGACCTTTCGAGCGGTGAAATCGTAGAACAAATTATGAATGTTCAGCACCATCTGGATGCCATGGGTAAGGATGAAAGGGTAAGTCATATCGTTGTCATGGGTATCGGTGAACCTTTTGATAACTATGATAATTTAATGGACTTTTTACGGGTTGTGAATGATCAAGAAGGATTATCCATTGGAGCTCGTCACATAACCGTATCAACTAGTGGATTGGCAAATCGTATTTATGATTTTGCTGACGAAAACTTGCAAGTAAACTTAGCCGTATCCTTACATGCACCGAATAATGAGTTACGTACTCAAGTGATGAAAATTAATAAAGCCTTTCCCCTCGAAAAACTTATGCCGGCCATTGACTATTATTTAGAAAAAACAAATCGCCGGATTACATTTGAGTATATTTTGCTTCGGGATGTGAATGACCATAAGAAAGAAGCCTTGGAACTAGTAGAGTTACTTAAGGATAAACGTCACCTTTCTTATGTGAATTTGATTCCGTATAATCCTGTTGATGAGCAGGAATACCAGAGAAGTACTAAGGAAGCTATTGTCGATTTTTATGGTACATTATTAGAGCATGGGATTAATTGTGGAGTCCGCGTCGAACAAGGGTCTGATATTGATGCGGCGTGCGGACAACTACGCAGTAAACAAATTAAAAAGACCAACTAA